The Sesamum indicum cultivar Zhongzhi No. 13 linkage group LG6, S_indicum_v1.0, whole genome shotgun sequence genome has a segment encoding these proteins:
- the LOC105162975 gene encoding cathepsin B has protein sequence MAATSGVRICLLIVLLLLEVIFAIQLQVSEGKTDLQLKVNSRILQESVIELINDNAQAGWKAAMNPRFTNYTVGQFMHLLGVKPIPDGDLKGIPVVTHRKGLKLPKKFDARTVWPQCSTIGKILDQGHCGSCWAFGAVEALSDRFCIHFGMNISLSVNDLLACCGFMCGDGCDGGYPISAWRYFVHTGVVTEECDPYFDNIGCFHPGCEPVYPTPVCEKRCKKGNMLWEESKHFGVDAYRISSDPYSIMAEIFMNGPVEVSFTVYEDFAHYKSGVYKHITGDKMGGHAVKLIGWGTNDDGQDYWLLANQWNRSWGDDGYFMIRRGTNECGIEVGAVAGLPSTRNLIIEHGHVDVSRDASV, from the exons ATGGCAGCAACGTCCGGGGTTAGAATCTGCTTGTTGATCGTCCTTCTACTTCTAGAGGTTATCTTCGCGATTCAGCTACAG GTCAGTGAAGGGAAGACGGATCTTCAACTAAAAGTTAACAGTAGGATCCTTCAG GAATCcgttattgaattaattaatgataatgcTCAAGCCGGATGGAAAGCTGCTATGAACCCTCGATTTACCAACTATACT GTTGGCCAATTTATGCACCTTCTTGGAGTTAAACCGATCCCAGATGGTGATTTGAAGGGAATTCCTGTTGTTACTCACAGAAAAGGTCTGAAGTTGCCAAAAAAGTTTGATGCACGAACAGTTTGGCCCCAATGCAGCACAATCGGGAAAATTCTTG ATCAG GGACATTGTGGTTCTTGTTGGGCTTTTGGTGCTGTTGAGGCTCTGTCTGATCGCTTCTGCATTCACTTTGGCATG AATATCTCTCTCTCAGTCAATGATCTTTTAGCATGCTGCGGCTTTATGTGTGGTGATGGTTGTGATGGAGGCTATCCCATATCAGCATGGCGATACTTTGTCCATACTGGTGTTGTGACTGAAGAG TGTGATCCTTACTTTGATAATATTGGATGCTTCCACCCGGGTTGTGAGCCTGTATACCCCACCCCTGTGTGCGAGAAGAGATGCAAAAAAGGAAACATGCTCTGGGAAGAGTCAAAGCACTTTGGTGTCGATGCATATAGGATTAGTTCGGATCCCTATAGTATAATGGCAGAAATTTTCATGAATGGACCAGTTGAGGTTTCTTTCACTGTCTACGAG GATTTTGCTCATTACAAGTCAGGAGTTTACAAGCACATAACAGGCGATAAGATGGGAGGTCATGCTGTTAAGCTAATAGGTTGGGGAACTAATGATGATGGGCAGGACTACTGG CTTTTAGCAAATCAGTGGAACAGAAGCTGGGGTGAT GATGGATACTTCATGATCAGAAGAGGAACAAATGAGTGTGGCATTGAAGTAGGTGCTGTGGCAGGATTACCTTCGACAAGAAACTTGATCATTGAGCATGGCCATGTGGATGTATCACGTGATGCCTCAGTTTGA